In Alphaproteobacteria bacterium, a single genomic region encodes these proteins:
- a CDS encoding DUF6468 domain-containing protein codes for MTLGLFLDGALIVLVAVMIGFCVVLNNRLKVFKNNENEMGGMLAAFQAAAASAEKGVTEMKSAGEGLVRDLAAGTREGKALRDELDVILSSGQRLADRLEGSISGARRTMGSRAKEVTEPDETVLGSGVPPRRSALREEVRRRQGEPGPMRSPSQAAEGLLRALDGGR; via the coding sequence ATGACACTAGGCCTTTTTCTCGATGGTGCCCTCATCGTTCTGGTTGCGGTGATGATCGGGTTTTGTGTCGTGCTCAACAATCGCCTCAAGGTTTTCAAAAACAATGAGAACGAGATGGGTGGAATGCTGGCCGCCTTTCAGGCGGCGGCTGCGAGCGCGGAAAAGGGTGTCACCGAAATGAAGTCGGCCGGCGAGGGTCTGGTGCGGGATCTGGCGGCAGGCACGCGCGAAGGCAAAGCGCTTCGTGATGAACTGGATGTCATCCTGAGCAGCGGTCAGCGACTGGCTGATCGGTTGGAGGGATCGATCTCGGGTGCGCGCAGAACAATGGGCTCCCGGGCAAAAGAGGTGACGGAACCGGATGAGACTGTGCTTGGGTCCGGTGTGCCGCCGCGCCGCTCGGCGCTTCGTGAGGAGGTGCGTCGCCGGCAGGGTGAGCCTGGCCCGATGAGATCGCCGTCGCAGGCGGCGGAGGGGCTGTTGCGGGCCCTTGACGGGGGCCGATGA
- the fliM gene encoding flagellar motor switch protein FliM: MSDTTDQAAEKPEDDNSDADADALAAEWEAMTDGEGDDSQGGADHVPQNRVLNQDEIDSLLGFDDDENGSGGGGVSAIVNSALVSYERLPMLEVIFDRLVRMMSTSLRNFTSDNVEVSLDNITSVRFGDYLNSIPLPAMLAVFRAEEWDDYGLMTVDSSLIYSVVDVLLGGRRGTVPLAIEGRPYTTIEHTLVDRLMQVVLSDLSAAFDPLSPVNFRFERLETNPRFATIARPANAAILARFRIDMEDRGGRMELLLPYATLEPIRELLLQMFVGEKFGHDSIWENHLATELWSTDIEVTAVLDEQLMSLTQIMNIRVGERLMLDAMPDSDVKICCGDIPLFTGKVGRSRGRIAVQIDRKSRADKDN; the protein is encoded by the coding sequence ATGTCCGATACGACAGATCAAGCAGCAGAGAAGCCCGAAGACGACAATTCCGACGCTGACGCCGACGCGCTGGCGGCGGAATGGGAGGCGATGACCGACGGGGAAGGTGACGACTCCCAGGGCGGCGCCGATCACGTGCCGCAGAACCGCGTCCTCAACCAGGACGAGATTGACAGCCTGCTGGGCTTCGACGATGACGAAAATGGCTCTGGCGGGGGTGGTGTCAGCGCCATTGTGAACAGTGCGCTCGTTTCGTATGAGCGCCTGCCCATGCTCGAGGTCATCTTCGATCGGCTGGTGCGCATGATGTCCACCAGCCTGAGAAATTTTACCTCCGATAACGTCGAGGTTTCGCTCGATAACATCACGTCGGTCCGGTTTGGGGACTACCTCAACTCGATCCCGCTGCCGGCGATGCTGGCGGTGTTCCGGGCCGAGGAATGGGACGATTACGGGCTGATGACGGTCGACAGTTCGCTGATTTATTCGGTCGTGGACGTGTTGCTGGGCGGTCGTCGCGGAACGGTGCCGTTGGCCATCGAAGGGCGGCCCTACACGACGATCGAGCACACGCTGGTCGACCGGCTGATGCAGGTCGTCCTGTCCGATCTCAGCGCCGCTTTCGACCCTCTGAGCCCGGTCAATTTCCGGTTCGAGCGGCTCGAGACCAATCCCCGTTTCGCGACCATCGCGCGCCCGGCCAACGCCGCCATTCTGGCGCGTTTCCGGATCGACATGGAAGATCGCGGCGGACGCATGGAGTTGCTGTTGCCGTATGCGACGCTGGAGCCGATCCGGGAACTCCTCTTGCAGATGTTTGTTGGCGAGAAATTCGGCCACGACTCGATCTGGGAAAACCATCTCGCGACCGAGCTGTGGTCCACCGATATCGAGGTCACGGCGGTACTCGATGAGCAACTGATGTCGCTGACCCAAATCATGAACATCAGAGTGGGCGAGCGGCTGATGCTGGACGCCATGCCGGATTCCGACGTCAAGATCTGCTGCGGCGATATTCCCCTGTTTACCGGAAAAGTCGGGCGGTCCCGCGGCCGTATCGCGGTCCAGATCGACCGAAAGTCACGTGCTGATAAGGATAATTGA
- a CDS encoding flagellar basal body-associated FliL family protein, which produces MTDVTNEEAEDGGLEGEDLELGPKKSWNGKRLVLFIILPAVMFLLALGALFFVAGLGSEDEAEVVADETVGEETAEAPPVYVELPEMLVNLNAAGRRTSFLKIKVALEVPEESDIATVELRMPRVMDHFQVYLRELRAEDLRGSAGIHRLREELLARVRAAVEPIKVNDVLFTEMLVQ; this is translated from the coding sequence ATGACAGATGTCACGAACGAAGAGGCTGAAGACGGCGGCCTCGAGGGCGAAGACCTCGAGTTGGGGCCGAAGAAAAGCTGGAACGGCAAGCGGCTTGTCCTTTTTATCATCCTGCCGGCGGTCATGTTCCTTCTCGCCCTGGGGGCCCTCTTTTTCGTGGCGGGACTGGGGTCCGAGGACGAGGCCGAAGTGGTGGCCGATGAGACTGTTGGCGAGGAGACGGCCGAGGCGCCGCCAGTCTATGTCGAGCTGCCCGAAATGCTCGTCAACCTCAACGCCGCCGGCCGGCGCACCAGCTTTCTCAAGATCAAGGTGGCGCTGGAAGTACCGGAGGAGAGCGATATCGCTACAGTCGAACTTCGCATGCCCCGGGTTATGGACCATTTTCAGGTCTACCTTCGTGAACTTCGGGCCGAGGATCTTCGAGGGTCGGCCGGAATTCACCGCCTGCGCGAGGAGCTTCTGGCGCGTGTCCGCGCAGCGGTTGAACCCATCAAGGTCAACGACGTCCTCTTTACCGAAATGCTCGTTCAGTGA
- the flgF gene encoding flagellar basal-body rod protein FlgF, translating into MSTLGHVTLSRQMVLRSQLDSIAHNIANAETPSFKGRHTFLVEKVARPPQGNAISFVSTIADLRDFSEGPLKTTGGELDLAIRGAGFFKVDNGFTTQYTRNGSFELDFDGQLTTKSGSLVLDTNDRPIVIPPDAGPVAIARDGTVSGPAGVLGTIKVVTFDDPNSLTDAGDTLYTASQPEIEAEGHEIHQGVLETANVQAVMEITRMIEVLRAYQSVQRITEQNHDLSRQTIQKLTEVN; encoded by the coding sequence ATGTCCACACTGGGCCATGTCACCCTTTCACGGCAGATGGTGTTGCGCAGCCAGCTTGATTCCATTGCGCACAACATTGCCAATGCTGAAACGCCTTCCTTCAAGGGACGGCATACTTTTCTGGTGGAAAAAGTGGCGCGCCCGCCGCAGGGGAACGCCATCTCCTTCGTTTCCACCATCGCCGATCTGCGCGATTTTTCCGAAGGGCCGCTCAAAACGACCGGTGGCGAGCTTGACCTGGCGATCCGGGGCGCCGGCTTCTTCAAGGTGGATAACGGATTTACCACCCAATACACTCGCAACGGCAGCTTCGAACTGGATTTCGACGGCCAGCTCACCACCAAATCGGGCTCACTGGTGCTCGACACCAATGACCGCCCCATCGTCATCCCGCCCGATGCCGGACCGGTCGCAATCGCCCGGGACGGCACGGTTTCGGGCCCCGCCGGGGTGCTGGGCACGATCAAGGTGGTCACCTTCGATGATCCGAACAGCCTGACCGATGCCGGGGACACGCTTTACACCGCAAGCCAGCCCGAGATCGAGGCCGAAGGGCATGAGATTCATCAGGGCGTGCTGGAAACCGCCAATGTCCAGGCGGTAATGGAAATTACCCGCATGATCGAGGTATTGCGCGCTTACCAGTCAGTGCAGCGCATCACCGAACAGAATCACGATCTGTCGCGCCAAACCATCCAGAAACTGACGGAAGTCAATTAG
- the flgG gene encoding flagellar basal-body rod protein FlgG, which translates to MKSLDIAATGMLAQQLNVDVISNNISNMNTTGYKRQRAEFQDLLYQSQLAVGSTSSDAGTISPAGVQTGLGVKAAAVYRMTNQGTLTQTDNPFDIAIQGKGYFEIDLPTGETGYTRAGSFQVSPDGELVTTEGYLVQPGVTIPNDATNVTINESGEVIVSQQGVAAPINVGQLSLVVFPNEAGLEAEGSNLLTETAASGGPIAGVPGEAGFGSLIQGFLESSNVDAVAEITSLIRAQRAYEMNSKVIETADQMMSTTTQLR; encoded by the coding sequence ATGAAGTCACTCGATATCGCCGCCACCGGCATGCTTGCCCAGCAGCTAAACGTGGACGTCATTTCGAACAACATTTCGAATATGAACACCACGGGCTACAAGCGCCAGCGCGCCGAATTCCAGGATCTCCTCTACCAGAGCCAGCTTGCGGTCGGCTCCACCTCCTCCGATGCCGGAACTATTTCGCCGGCCGGCGTGCAGACGGGGCTGGGTGTGAAGGCGGCGGCGGTCTATCGGATGACCAACCAGGGCACTCTCACCCAGACCGACAACCCCTTCGACATCGCCATTCAGGGCAAAGGATATTTCGAGATCGACCTGCCCACCGGCGAGACCGGCTATACCCGTGCCGGATCGTTTCAGGTCAGCCCGGACGGCGAACTGGTGACGACCGAGGGATACCTGGTCCAGCCGGGTGTCACCATCCCCAACGATGCCACCAACGTGACCATCAACGAAAGTGGCGAGGTGATCGTCTCTCAGCAGGGCGTCGCCGCACCCATCAATGTCGGACAGTTAAGCCTTGTCGTGTTCCCGAACGAGGCCGGGCTGGAGGCCGAGGGGAGCAACCTTCTCACCGAAACAGCCGCCTCCGGCGGCCCCATCGCCGGCGTGCCCGGCGAAGCCGGATTCGGCTCCCTGATTCAGGGGTTCCTGGAATCGTCGAACGTGGACGCGGTGGCCGAGATTACCTCGCTGATCCGCGCCCAGCGAGCCTATGAGATGAACTCCAAGGTGATCGAGACAGCCGATCAGATGATGTCCACGACCACCCAGCTAAGGTAG
- the flgA gene encoding flagellar basal body P-ring formation chaperone FlgA, whose product MRPLTLFFTILAAMALSSAGWADTPLLRHHVVVSAPKVTLGDVFQGAGEHADTVVANAPAPGRSIAYDGAWLRSVAQAYGLDWRPTGTETVQIERASRLITAGEIKAALIRALGSAREGPRHGSDTMSLSLDNETLRFEVSETATGPVTVADLRRLDDSGRFRAILRLPSAGDRPDDVQVSGQIHHMIEIPVLTERAAPGKVIRKRDIEWLSMRKEALDRRDIVDAEALIGKSPRRAIRAGEPVRHRDVQEPIIVKKGQMVTVRYVTDRMTLIAQGKAMEDGARREVIRILNLRSNSVIEGEVAGPSVADVITNKMSIGAGVAALN is encoded by the coding sequence ATGAGACCGCTTACCCTTTTCTTCACGATCCTCGCCGCCATGGCCCTCTCGAGCGCGGGTTGGGCCGACACGCCCCTGTTGCGTCACCACGTTGTCGTCAGTGCGCCGAAAGTCACGCTGGGAGACGTGTTCCAGGGGGCAGGCGAGCATGCGGACACCGTCGTCGCCAACGCACCCGCCCCTGGACGAAGCATCGCCTATGACGGCGCGTGGCTCCGGTCAGTCGCCCAGGCATACGGGCTCGACTGGCGGCCGACCGGCACCGAGACCGTTCAGATCGAGCGTGCGAGCCGGCTCATCACGGCCGGTGAAATCAAGGCGGCCCTGATCAGGGCGCTTGGGAGTGCGCGCGAGGGCCCGCGGCACGGATCGGATACGATGTCGCTCAGCCTGGATAACGAGACCCTCCGTTTCGAGGTCAGCGAGACCGCCACCGGACCGGTCACGGTCGCCGATTTGCGGCGCCTCGATGATTCCGGGCGTTTCCGTGCAATCCTGCGCCTGCCAAGCGCTGGCGACCGGCCAGACGATGTGCAGGTGTCGGGGCAGATTCATCACATGATCGAGATCCCCGTGCTGACGGAACGGGCGGCGCCGGGCAAGGTGATCCGCAAACGCGATATCGAGTGGCTTTCAATGCGCAAGGAAGCGCTGGACCGCCGGGATATCGTCGACGCGGAGGCACTGATCGGAAAAAGCCCGCGGCGCGCCATTCGCGCGGGTGAACCGGTGCGCCACCGCGACGTACAGGAGCCGATCATCGTGAAAAAAGGCCAGATGGTCACGGTACGGTATGTCACGGACCGGATGACGCTCATCGCGCAGGGCAAGGCCATGGAGGACGGCGCCCGGCGCGAAGTCATCCGAATTCTCAACCTGCGCAGCAATTCGGTCATCGAAGGCGAGGTCGCCGGCCCGTCGGTCGCCGATGTTATCACCAACAAGATGTCGATCGGCGCTGGCGTAGCGGCGCTGAACTAA
- the flgH gene encoding flagellar basal body L-ring protein FlgH, producing the protein MAFLYSRLIVPLALAAAMSGLSACSTVDRLSQVGEVPVLTQIEDPTRLEGYRPVSIPMPETHTAERTPNSLWRTGARAFFKDQRAGRVGDLLTVLIDIEDGAKFNNKTRRSRKNSESANADKLLGLESKLSKILPDAVDPTNLVDAGSESSSEGDGEIDRTEELELTVAALITQSLPNGNLVIVGRQEIRVNYEVRELQVAGIIRPEDISSTNSIRFEQIAEARISYGGRGHISDVQQPRYGQQVYDILFPF; encoded by the coding sequence ATGGCTTTTCTTTATTCGCGCCTCATCGTGCCGCTCGCCCTTGCCGCCGCCATGTCAGGCTTGAGCGCATGCAGCACGGTCGACCGGCTGAGCCAGGTCGGAGAGGTGCCGGTTTTGACCCAGATCGAGGATCCGACCCGGCTTGAGGGTTACCGGCCTGTGAGTATTCCCATGCCGGAGACCCATACGGCCGAGCGGACGCCCAACTCCCTTTGGCGCACCGGAGCGCGGGCGTTCTTCAAGGACCAGAGGGCCGGCCGCGTGGGCGATCTCCTGACCGTTCTGATCGATATCGAGGATGGCGCCAAGTTCAACAACAAGACACGGCGTTCGCGCAAGAACAGCGAAAGCGCCAATGCGGACAAGCTGCTAGGGCTGGAAAGCAAGCTCAGCAAGATCCTCCCCGACGCGGTGGACCCTACGAACCTGGTGGATGCCGGCAGCGAGAGCTCGAGCGAGGGCGACGGCGAGATTGACCGTACCGAAGAACTGGAACTGACGGTGGCGGCGCTCATCACCCAGTCTTTGCCCAACGGAAATCTGGTGATCGTCGGCCGGCAGGAGATCCGCGTGAATTACGAGGTGCGCGAGTTGCAGGTGGCCGGCATCATCCGGCCCGAGGACATCAGCTCCACCAACAGCATCAGATTCGAGCAGATCGCGGAAGCGCGGATTTCCTACGGCGGGCGGGGCCATATTTCGGACGTTCAGCAGCCCCGCTACGGACAGCAGGTCTATGACATCCTGTTCCCGTTCTAG
- the dksA gene encoding RNA polymerase-binding protein DksA has translation MNELQREYFRQKLLAWKEDILKESSETLQHLQEESLQEPDIADRASQETDRALELRTRDRQRKLIAKIDAALQRIEDGTYGYCEETDEPIGLKRLEARPIATLSIEAQERHERLERTYRDE, from the coding sequence ATGAACGAATTGCAGCGTGAATATTTTCGGCAAAAGCTCCTGGCCTGGAAGGAGGATATCCTGAAAGAGTCGAGCGAGACACTGCAGCATCTTCAGGAGGAAAGCCTTCAGGAGCCCGATATTGCCGATCGCGCCTCGCAGGAGACGGACCGCGCGCTCGAGCTGCGTACCCGTGATCGCCAGCGCAAGCTGATCGCCAAGATCGACGCCGCGTTGCAACGGATCGAGGACGGCACCTACGGCTATTGCGAGGAGACGGACGAGCCCATCGGCTTGAAACGCCTTGAGGCCCGGCCGATCGCCACGCTGAGCATCGAGGCCCAGGAGCGGCACGAGCGGCTGGAGCGGACCTACCGCGACGAGTGA
- a CDS encoding flagellar assembly protein FliX, whose protein sequence is MRIDPTGVTRSTPARKTKRAGPTPSAFAEHLSPKDSSGQPVAVSQPGALDGLLALQQHDERAPGNMASAGLQRGADLLRDLEDIRVGLLLGRLDRATLENLTRKLENNRDRPADPRLAAILSEIELRAAVELAKLVRGTPGEKIK, encoded by the coding sequence ATGAGAATAGATCCCACCGGAGTCACCAGATCGACCCCGGCGCGAAAAACCAAACGCGCCGGTCCGACACCGTCGGCCTTCGCGGAACATCTCTCGCCCAAGGACTCCTCGGGCCAACCGGTGGCCGTCAGCCAGCCCGGTGCGCTCGACGGCCTCCTCGCCCTGCAGCAACATGACGAGCGCGCCCCCGGGAACATGGCTTCCGCCGGCCTGCAACGCGGGGCCGATTTGCTGCGCGATCTCGAGGATATCCGGGTGGGGCTTCTCCTCGGCCGGCTGGACCGCGCCACCCTGGAAAATCTCACCAGGAAACTCGAGAATAACCGGGACCGGCCCGCGGACCCGCGCCTGGCTGCGATTCTATCGGAGATCGAACTCCGCGCGGCCGTGGAGCTGGCCAAGCTCGTCCGCGGCACCCCCGGCGAAAAAATCAAATAA
- a CDS encoding flagellar basal body P-ring protein FlgI has protein sequence MSVFLGFKKFGFGRRCLSLLLALGLAVSHAGPAAAAVSRIKDIAEFQGVRDNMLVGYGLVVGLDGTGDDLDDASFTRQSLIGMLERLGVNTRDEELDTDNVAAVIVTATMPPFVRHGSRIDVSVSALGNAESLLGGTLLVTPLLGADGEVYAVAQGPVAVAGFSAAGNAGSVTKGVPTSARIAGGAIVEREVGFELAQIATVQVSLRNPDFTTARRVSEAINEFLETSAAAALDPGTIRVAVPPRYEGNAVALMTEIEQLIVQPDQVARVVIDEKSGVIVMGEQVRISKVAIAQGNLTIRITETPQVSQPNPFSNTGETIQVPRTELEVDEGETRQLTVFEAGVNLTELVNGLNALGVGPRDMISILQAIKAAGALQAEIEVM, from the coding sequence GTGTCAGTATTTTTGGGCTTTAAGAAATTCGGTTTCGGTCGGCGGTGCCTCTCGCTTCTCCTCGCGCTTGGCCTCGCCGTCTCTCACGCCGGACCGGCGGCGGCGGCCGTCTCACGCATCAAGGATATCGCCGAATTCCAGGGCGTGCGGGACAACATGCTTGTCGGCTATGGCCTCGTCGTCGGCCTCGACGGCACAGGTGACGACCTCGATGATGCCAGCTTCACTCGCCAGAGCCTCATCGGCATGCTGGAGCGGCTTGGCGTCAATACACGCGACGAGGAGCTCGATACCGATAACGTCGCCGCCGTGATCGTGACCGCCACCATGCCGCCCTTCGTCCGCCACGGCAGCCGGATCGACGTCTCGGTCAGTGCGCTGGGCAATGCCGAAAGTCTGCTCGGCGGGACTCTCCTCGTAACCCCCCTGCTGGGCGCCGATGGCGAAGTCTATGCCGTCGCCCAGGGACCCGTCGCCGTCGCGGGATTTTCCGCCGCCGGAAATGCCGGCTCGGTAACCAAGGGCGTGCCCACCAGCGCCCGGATCGCGGGCGGCGCCATCGTCGAACGCGAGGTCGGGTTCGAGCTTGCGCAGATCGCCACTGTCCAGGTCTCGTTGCGCAACCCCGATTTCACGACCGCCCGGCGGGTGAGTGAGGCAATCAACGAATTTCTCGAAACCAGCGCGGCCGCGGCCCTTGACCCTGGCACGATCCGGGTCGCCGTGCCCCCGCGTTACGAAGGCAATGCCGTGGCGCTGATGACCGAAATCGAGCAACTCATCGTCCAGCCCGACCAGGTCGCCCGGGTCGTGATCGACGAGAAGTCCGGGGTCATCGTCATGGGCGAACAGGTTCGGATCAGCAAGGTCGCGATCGCGCAGGGGAATCTCACGATCCGGATTACGGAAACGCCCCAGGTTTCGCAACCCAACCCGTTCTCCAACACAGGCGAGACGATCCAGGTGCCGCGCACGGAACTCGAGGTCGACGAAGGCGAAACGCGCCAGCTCACAGTCTTCGAGGCGGGCGTGAACCTGACGGAACTGGTCAACGGCCTCAACGCGCTCGGTGTCGGTCCGCGTGACATGATCTCGATCCTTCAAGCCATCAAGGCCGCAGGTGCGCTGCAGGCCGAAATCGAGGTGATGTGA
- a CDS encoding rod-binding protein, with product MIDSHFTEAARMSLGDRNSPESIVRRATQTKSDARQAAEEFESVFLSKMLDQMFAGIKTDGLFGSGPSGDIYRSMLNQEYGKVISTTGGIGIADQVEREILKLQELN from the coding sequence ATGATCGATTCCCATTTCACCGAAGCGGCGCGAATGAGCCTGGGCGATCGCAATTCACCCGAATCCATCGTGCGCCGCGCCACCCAGACCAAGAGTGACGCACGCCAGGCGGCCGAGGAATTCGAATCCGTGTTTCTCTCGAAAATGCTCGACCAGATGTTTGCCGGAATCAAAACCGATGGACTTTTCGGCTCCGGCCCGAGCGGAGACATCTATCGCTCGATGCTGAACCAGGAATACGGAAAGGTGATCTCGACCACTGGCGGAATAGGCATCGCCGACCAGGTGGAGCGGGAAATTCTCAAGCTGCAGGAGTTGAACTGA
- the flgK gene encoding flagellar hook-associated protein FlgK, which translates to MSLTLALQNAVSGLQYSQTTLNTISNNIANANTEGYTRKTVDVEARTLAGQGAGVNVTGLSRSVSQGLLSDLRIQISAVENLTYQSEIFGRMQDMFGSLASGSDISSQINDLEQALEVLATTPESEDARIAVINEAQNLVNELNSMAASVQKLRLEADQTVGASVTRVNELLGQIDQLNRQIADAKGNNRVSVELEDQRDQAMSDLAKEIDYSFFVRDTGEAVILTKTGRTLLDGFVRPLSHATASQMDQGLTLGSGIDGIFLGGVDITAEITDGRMAGAIRMRDQVLPNFGAQLDNLTVTIRDEINAVHNTGAGHPAASTLTGTRVFGNTANDIFSGTGTVRLALVDQNGNYAPGTPPTDADFYDLDLTALGPVSIDALAADINANLTNINATIVNGQLVLEGSGGFRVAIDDQGSEEVTTGRSFSHYFGLNDFFVSGEVYSAYESARQTAATTPVGSDGQLTISFAGMTAAATVNYTSATTLTTLATDITTQIAAQGGNATASVVSDGDGVRLVISDPDGDELHFAETGGGSAYRDLGLGTRDDAISTTISLRSDIASNPSLISRGRVSSATPTVGGSAISAGDNRTALALAAKFSEGIVFGTSGGIATTNTTFSGFGATMVSLNASQAQLNDSTLDFQTIMRNELSGKVSGQSGVNVDEELANMTVFQNAYAANARVISVTAELLEILVNLGR; encoded by the coding sequence ATGAGCCTTACCCTAGCGCTTCAGAACGCGGTCAGCGGGCTGCAATACAGCCAGACAACGCTGAACACGATCTCGAACAACATCGCAAACGCGAATACCGAAGGCTATACCCGCAAGACGGTCGACGTGGAGGCGCGCACGCTGGCCGGCCAGGGCGCTGGCGTCAATGTCACCGGGCTGAGCCGCTCGGTCAGCCAGGGGCTCCTCTCGGATTTACGCATTCAGATTTCCGCGGTCGAGAACCTCACCTATCAGAGCGAGATTTTCGGGCGCATGCAGGACATGTTTGGCTCGTTGGCCAGCGGAAGCGATATCAGCTCGCAAATCAACGACCTCGAACAGGCGCTCGAGGTCCTGGCGACCACGCCGGAATCCGAGGACGCGCGAATTGCGGTAATCAACGAGGCCCAAAATCTGGTCAACGAACTGAACTCGATGGCGGCCAGCGTGCAGAAACTCCGGCTCGAGGCAGACCAGACTGTCGGCGCTTCCGTAACGCGCGTTAACGAGCTTCTGGGCCAGATCGACCAGTTGAACAGGCAGATCGCCGACGCCAAGGGTAACAATCGCGTCTCGGTCGAACTCGAGGATCAACGCGACCAGGCAATGAGCGATCTGGCCAAGGAAATCGACTACAGTTTCTTCGTTCGCGATACCGGCGAGGCCGTGATTCTGACCAAGACCGGCCGGACCCTGCTGGACGGGTTCGTGCGCCCGCTATCCCATGCCACGGCCTCACAGATGGATCAGGGGCTGACGCTGGGAAGCGGGATCGACGGCATATTCCTGGGCGGTGTCGATATTACGGCCGAGATCACGGACGGCCGCATGGCCGGCGCGATCCGGATGCGCGACCAGGTGCTGCCGAATTTCGGCGCCCAGCTCGACAACCTCACGGTCACCATTCGCGACGAAATCAACGCCGTTCACAATACCGGCGCCGGCCATCCCGCCGCCTCGACCCTGACCGGTACGCGCGTCTTCGGCAACACCGCCAACGACATTTTTTCAGGTACAGGCACGGTGCGTCTCGCCCTTGTGGACCAGAACGGCAATTACGCGCCCGGCACGCCCCCCACCGATGCGGATTTCTACGATCTGGATCTTACGGCCCTCGGCCCGGTCTCGATTGATGCGCTGGCGGCGGATATCAACGCCAATCTTACAAATATCAACGCCACCATCGTGAACGGACAGCTTGTCCTCGAGGGCTCCGGCGGCTTCCGGGTCGCGATCGACGACCAGGGCTCCGAGGAAGTCACGACGGGCCGTAGCTTTTCGCATTACTTCGGGCTGAACGACTTCTTTGTCTCGGGCGAAGTTTATTCGGCCTACGAATCAGCCCGACAGACCGCCGCCACGACCCCCGTCGGCTCCGACGGCCAGCTCACGATCAGCTTCGCCGGCATGACCGCTGCCGCCACCGTCAATTACACGTCGGCGACCACCCTCACGACGCTGGCAACAGACATCACGACGCAGATCGCCGCCCAGGGCGGCAACGCCACCGCCAGTGTCGTCAGTGACGGGGACGGCGTGCGTCTCGTGATTTCGGATCCGGATGGGGATGAACTGCATTTCGCGGAAACCGGCGGCGGCAGCGCGTACCGGGATCTCGGCCTCGGCACGCGGGACGACGCCATTTCAACCACAATCTCGCTCAGGAGCGATATCGCATCCAACCCGTCCCTGATTTCGCGTGGCCGGGTCTCCAGTGCGACCCCTACTGTCGGCGGGTCCGCCATCAGTGCGGGTGACAATCGAACAGCGCTGGCGCTCGCCGCAAAGTTTTCCGAAGGCATCGTGTTTGGCACCTCGGGCGGGATCGCGACAACGAACACGACCTTCTCCGGCTTCGGTGCGACCATGGTTTCGCTCAATGCCTCGCAGGCGCAGCTCAACGACAGCACGCTCGATTTCCAGACAATAATGCGTAACGAGCTGTCCGGCAAGGTCTCGGGGCAAAGCGGTGTCAATGTCGACGAGGAGCTGGCCAATATGACGGTCTTCCAGAACGCTTATGCCGCCAACGCACGGGTCATTTCCGTGACTGCGGAACTCCTTGAAATCCTTGTCAATCTTGGCCGATAG